The Treponema phagedenis DNA segment GACAACTTGAATATTCTCACTTAAGCCGGCAACCTGCGGCACAAGCATACAAATACCGCGTACGTTTAAGCGAATACAAACGCCCGCAATGCTTGCTTTGTATAAGGCATCAATTAACTCGGTGTGCGATAAGCTATTCATCTTTGCAGTAATGTATGCAGGTTTACCGGCGAGCGCATTTTGTCGTTCACGCTCAATAAGATCAAGTAATTTTTGTTTCATAAAAAGCGGTGCGATAATAAGCGTGCTATTTTTAAAAGTTTTTTCTTGCGGGCTGCGGGCAAGCAATTCAAAGATTTGTTTTGCATCTTCGGTCATTTGTTTGTTAACGGTAAAAAGCGAAATATCCGAATAAAGTTTTGCAGTACTGCTATTATAATTACCGGTAGAAAGATGCAGGTAATCGCGCTCTCCGTCTTTGTCTTGGCGCGTAATCAATAACATTTTTGCATGTACCTTGTAGTGTGGTAAATCATACATAACGGTAACACCCGAACGTGTTAATTTTCGCACCCACTCAATATTCTGTTCTTCATCAAAGCGTGCCTTTAACTCAATAAAAACCCGAACTCGTTTTCCTTTTTTTGCTGCACGCTGAAGCATTTTTATTCCCGGTGAATGTCGGCTTGTTCTATATAAAGTCATCTGGATAGAACGAACCTGTTTATCCGTTGCGGCATTTGATATAAGTTTCAGCACCGGATCAAAAGAATGGTAGGGGACATGCAGTAAAATATCTTTTTTTCGTATTTGCTTCCAAAGGCTTTTTTGTAAATCAAGTGAGGAAGAAATACTATGCGCCCATGGTGAATTTTTAAGTTTTGGAAAATCGCAGATATCTGCAAGACTTGCAAATTCCGCAAGTCCGACAGGACCGGCACTTGCATATATTTCTTTCGGGAGTAAATTAAATTCTTTTTGCAAGCTCTCTAAAAGTTCCGGACTATTATTCGTGCAATTCATTCGAACCAAAAAAGAATTTTTTCTCCGACGCAACACATCTTCCATTGCTTGGATAAAATCTTCGTCCCGAGTTTCATCAACAGTCAT contains these protein-coding regions:
- the ppk1 gene encoding polyphosphate kinase 1, with product MYLDRELSWIDFNARVLDEAAQQTVPLLERLRFIGIVSSNFDEFFMVRVAGLKEMIFETAKTDNQSELSYIQELEKIEKKVRLLFDKQEHILHSEILPQLALNGLCYKKPQDCTEAQQEFFTEYFQTTILPSLIIRKADLNTILRAVTNIQLHIAFLVEKKQQGLESNKKTSEIMLVQKPSHLSRFIFLPTKDVTEFVLLDELIQFLGESIFPQYNILAHMIFKVNRAASMTVDETRDEDFIQAMEDVLRRRKNSFLVRMNCTNNSPELLESLQKEFNLLPKEIYASAGPVGLAEFASLADICDFPKLKNSPWAHSISSSLDLQKSLWKQIRKKDILLHVPYHSFDPVLKLISNAATDKQVRSIQMTLYRTSRHSPGIKMLQRAAKKGKRVRVFIELKARFDEEQNIEWVRKLTRSGVTVMYDLPHYKVHAKMLLITRQDKDGERDYLHLSTGNYNSSTAKLYSDISLFTVNKQMTEDAKQIFELLARSPQEKTFKNSTLIIAPLFMKQKLLDLIERERQNALAGKPAYITAKMNSLSHTELIDALYKASIAGVCIRLNVRGICMLVPQVAGLSENIQVVSIIDRYLEHSRIFQFCNNRNTETYLASADWMPRNLERRVELMFPVFDEDNKKEISDILETYFQDNCKAHYMQSDGSWKRAEPQGVVFRAQEELQKKYQQG